One Segnochrobactrum spirostomi genomic window carries:
- a CDS encoding SH3 domain-containing protein — translation MRKDWIGGIILVIATSASALPSWADAPGFVVANVNLRAGPGTQFPPVALVPAGSPVTMYGCTAGYAWCDVSWGPSRGWMAQRYLRLAYQNTQAPVPGFAAVVGLPIVTFEIGPYWNAYYAGQPWFGNLWQYGGGPGPGGGPAGPGGWGGGGPGGWGGGGGGPGGPGGWGGGP, via the coding sequence TTGAGGAAAGACTGGATCGGCGGGATCATCCTGGTCATCGCGACGTCGGCTTCGGCCCTCCCGTCCTGGGCCGATGCGCCCGGCTTCGTCGTCGCGAACGTGAACCTTCGGGCGGGGCCGGGGACACAATTCCCGCCGGTCGCACTCGTGCCGGCGGGCAGCCCAGTTACGATGTACGGATGCACCGCCGGCTACGCCTGGTGCGACGTCTCCTGGGGACCGAGCCGCGGTTGGATGGCCCAGCGCTATCTGCGGCTCGCTTATCAGAACACGCAGGCTCCGGTGCCGGGCTTCGCCGCTGTCGTCGGCCTCCCGATCGTGACGTTTGAAATCGGGCCTTATTGGAACGCCTACTATGCCGGCCAGCCCTGGTTCGGCAACCTCTGGCAATATGGAGGCGGCCCCGGTCCGGGTGGAGGGCCGGCCGGACCGGGCGGTTGGGGCGGTGGCGGTCCAGGGGGCTGGGGTGGCGGTGGCGGTGGCCCGGGTGGCCCGGGTGGCTGGGGCGGGGGCCCGTAA